A genomic window from Diospyros lotus cultivar Yz01 chromosome 2, ASM1463336v1, whole genome shotgun sequence includes:
- the LOC127795855 gene encoding polyphenol oxidase, chloroplastic-like isoform X1 encodes MASLPPPTTAAAPSPSTCPFFGKPLHISTIGTNKQWSRVSCRRKDGDLRTSQDKFDRRDVLIGLGGLYGATTLAADRLATAAPLTAPDLSKCGAADLPAGAEPVNCCPPVTKKIVDFKPPPASNTMRIRPAAHLVDKEYVAKFSKAIKLMKELPDDDPRNFKQQANIHCAYCDGAYDQIGFPDLEIQVHNSWLFFPWHRYYLYFFEKILGKLIDDPNFAMPFWNWDSPAGMRMPAFYADSSSPLYDSLRDAYHQPPTVVDLDFDGTDSNTADKQQISSNLTVMYRQVVSSARTAKLFLGSPYRAGDEPNPGAGSLENIPHGPVHLWCGDRTQPNVENMGNFYSAGRDPIFFAHHSNVDRMWTIWNGLGGKRNNFTDSDWLNTQFLFYDENAQLVRVKVKDCLDYKKFGYAYQDVEIPWLKSRPTPKVSKLSRKTKKASVAMAAETSISTATDFPKTLDKPLRVMVKRPKKSRSKKQKDEEEEILVIEGIELDRDGFVKFDVFINDEDEPVIRPENTEFAGSFVNVPHKHGKDRKRIKTQLVLGISELLEELGADDDDSVLVSLVPRAGCAKVTIGGVKIEFD; translated from the exons ATGGCCTCTCTTCCACCGCCAACCACTGCCGCCGCCCCCTCCCCCTCTACATGTCCATTCTTCGGGAAACCATTGCATATTTCAACAATCGGAACGAACAAGCAATGGTCTAGGGTCTCATGCAGACGCAAAGATGGCGACCTGAGAACATCGCAGGACAAGTTTGACCGGAGGGATGTGCTTATCGGGTTGGGAGGCCTTTACGGCGCCACCACACTCGCCGCCGACCGGTTAGCCACCGCCGCTCCGCTGACGGCTCCGGATTTGTCCAAATGTGGTGCGGCGGACTTGCCCGCCGGGGCAGAACCGGTTAATTGTTGTCCGCCGGTCACCAAAAAGATCGTCGACTTCAAGCCTCCTCCGGCATCCAACACCATGAGAATCAGGCCAGCGGCCCATTTAGTCGACAAGGAATACGTGGCCAAATTCTCCAAAGCCATTAAACTCATGAAGGAGCTTCCTGACGATGATCCACGCAACTTCAAGCAACAAGCCAATATCCATTGCGCTTATTGCGACGGAGCCTACGACCAAATCGGGTTCCCGGATTTGGAGATCCAAGTCCACAACTCCTGGCTCTTCTTTCCCTGGCACAGATACTATCTCTACTTCTTCGAGAAGATTCTGGGAAAATTGATCGACGACCCGAATTTCGCCATGCCGTTTTGGAACTGGGATTCTCCCGCCGGCATGAGAATGCCCGCGTTCTACGCGGACTCCAGCTCGCCACTCTACGACAGCCTCCGCGACGCCTACCACCAGCCGCCGACGGTGGTGGACCTCGACTTCGACGGCACAGATTCGAATACCGCCGATAAGCAGCAGATTTCGAGTAACTTGACTGTCATGTACAGACAGGTGGTTTCCAGTGCCCGGACGGCAAAGCTGTTTCTCGGCAGCCCATACCGCGCCGGCGACGAGCCCAATCCTGGAGCCGGGTCGCTCGAGAATATTCCTCATGGCCCGGTTCATCTTTGGTGCGGCGACCGGACTCAGCCTAATGTAGAGAACATGGGCAACTTCTACTCCGCCGGAAGAGACCCAATATTCTTTGCTCATCACTCCAACGTTGATCGGATGTGGACAATATGGAATGGCTTGGGAG GAAAACGCAACAACTTCACCGATTCAGACTGGTTAAACACACAGTTCCTGTTCTACGACGAGAACGCTCAGCTCGTCCGAGTGAAGGTGAAGGACTGTCTCGACTACAAGAAGTTCGGGTACGCATACCAAGACGTTGAAATTCCATGGCTGAAGTCTCGGCCAACACCTAAGGTCTCGAAGCTTtcgaggaagaccaagaaagcGAGCGTGGCAATGGCCGCCGAAACCTCCATCTCCACCGCCACCGACTTCCCCAAAACTCTCGACAAGCCGCTGAGAGTGATGGTGAAGAGGCCGAAGAAGTCAAGGAGCAAGAAGCAGAAAGACGAAGAAGAGGAGATCCTGGTGATAGAAGGGATCGAGCTGGATCGAGACGGGTTCGTGAAGTTCGACGTCTTCATCAACGACGAAGACGAGCCGGTGATCCGGCCGGAGAACACCGAGTTCGCCGGCAGCTTCGTGAACGTGCCGCATAAGCATGGAAAAGATAGGAAGAGGATCAAGACTCAGCTTGTTCTGGGCATAAGCGAGCTGCTGGAGGAGCTGGGAGCCGACGACGATGACAGCGTGCTGGTTTCGCTGGTTCCGAGAGCAGGTTGCGCCAAAGTCACCATTGGAGGTGTGAAGATCGAGTTCGATTAA